One segment of Calliopsis andreniformis isolate RMS-2024a chromosome 1, iyCalAndr_principal, whole genome shotgun sequence DNA contains the following:
- the LOC143181480 gene encoding uncharacterized protein LOC143181480 gives MTIITKAITEKKADKMEQPLFVEENSTEEAKRDLEAQRQKADVGNHYVVRSIRVRVTATFVLFLVALMILIIGVIGGLYIYRQYARTQMHRFRTGWYSIPYDNSNKVSYAKDAVHQGLLADPEFFRNLTRAAVQETIDIEKDLNNKIRRNSFKERFEIDLKNEHYEKIDVPDFRGGRQGRFVHDFNINKTGIIDIDGQNCFVMPLNRQKVLPPRNMYDLLRKMYNGYYEVNTEIVRETMKVVKPPITNLSIVGTFIARECQNLPTYMLRKVNSNVVKRSISNGVFGQFAGKNIIEFDILNLDEISNYKTIDKVHG, from the exons ATGACGATCATTACAAAGGCCATCACCGAGAAGAAGGCGGACAAAATGGAACAACCGTTGTTTGTTGAGGAAAATTCAACG GAAGAGGCAAAGAGAGATCTTGAAGCACAACGTCAGAAAGCTGATGTAGGAAACCATTATGTTGTCAGAAGTATACGTGTTCGCGTTACAGCAACATTTGTACTATTTCTTGTTGCATTAATGATACTCATAATTGGCGTTATTGGGGGTTTATACATATACAGGCAATATGCTCGAACACAAATGCATAGATTCAGAACAGGATGGTACAGCATCCCTTATGATAATTCAAACAAAGTATCTTATGCTAAAGATGCAGTTCATCAAGGATTGTTAGCAGACCCCGAGTTCTTTAGAAATCTGACAAGAGCTGCAGTACAGGAAACCATAGATATTGAAAAAGATCTGAACAATAAGATCAGAAGGAATTCTTTCAAGGAACGATTTGAAATTGATTTAAAGAATGAGCATTACGAAAAAATTGATGTGCCTGATTTTCGTGGTGGACGTCAAGGTCGATTCGTACATGATTTTAACATT AACAAAACTGGCATTATTGACATTGATGGACAGAATTGTTTCGTTATGCCATTAAATCGTCAGAAGGTTTTACCACCACGTAATATGTACGATCTTCTTAGAAAAATGTACAATg GGTATTATGAAGTGAATACAGAAATTGTGAGAGAAACAATGAAAGTAGTTAAACCACCAATCACTAATTTATCAATTGTTGGAACATTTATAGCTCGTGAATGTCAAAATTTACCAACCTATATGTTGAGGAAAGTAAATTCAAATG TTGTTAAACGTAGTATATCAAACGGTGTATTTGGACAATTTGCAGGAAAAAATATTATAGAGttcgatattttaaatttagatGAGATTAGTAACTATAAAACCATTGACAAAGTACATGGATAG